One genomic region from Conexibacter woesei DSM 14684 encodes:
- a CDS encoding NAD-dependent epimerase/dehydratase family protein, translating into MKIFLAGATGAVGRALIPQLTAGGHHVVGTTRSAAKASALWELGAEPVVLDGLDRAAVLAAVAAARPDAIVHQMTALTGLTDMRKFERAFALTNRLRTEGTDHLLEAARASGVERVVAQSFTGWPNARGGDPGVLRTEDDPLDPDPPAQLRTTLAAIRRLEERVTAAGGVALRYGGLYGPGTGLTRGGEQWEAVRARKFPVVGDGGGVWSFLHVADAAGATLAALERWTPGEVYNVCDDEPAAVREWLPALARTAGAPPPRHVPRWVGRLIGAHVVALMCEIRGSSNAKAKRQLDWAPAWPSWREGFAALDGEGERVATARR; encoded by the coding sequence ATGAAGATCTTTCTCGCGGGAGCGACCGGCGCGGTCGGCCGGGCGCTGATCCCACAACTGACCGCCGGCGGCCACCACGTCGTCGGGACCACCCGAAGCGCGGCGAAGGCGTCAGCGCTGTGGGAGCTGGGCGCGGAGCCCGTCGTGCTCGACGGGCTCGACCGCGCCGCCGTCCTCGCCGCGGTCGCCGCGGCCAGACCCGACGCGATCGTCCACCAGATGACCGCACTCACGGGGCTGACGGACATGCGGAAGTTCGAGCGCGCGTTCGCGCTCACGAACCGGCTGCGCACCGAGGGCACCGACCACCTGCTGGAGGCGGCGCGCGCGAGCGGCGTCGAGCGGGTCGTCGCGCAGAGCTTCACCGGCTGGCCGAACGCGCGCGGCGGCGATCCCGGCGTGCTGCGGACCGAGGACGACCCGCTCGACCCCGACCCGCCGGCGCAGCTGCGCACGACGCTCGCCGCGATCAGACGGCTGGAGGAGCGCGTCACGGCGGCGGGCGGCGTCGCGCTGCGCTACGGCGGCCTCTACGGCCCCGGCACCGGCCTCACGCGGGGCGGCGAGCAGTGGGAGGCGGTGCGCGCCCGCAAGTTCCCCGTCGTCGGCGACGGCGGCGGCGTCTGGTCGTTCCTGCACGTCGCCGACGCGGCGGGAGCGACGCTGGCGGCGCTGGAGCGGTGGACGCCGGGCGAGGTCTACAACGTCTGCGACGACGAGCCCGCCGCCGTGCGCGAGTGGCTCCCCGCGCTCGCGCGGACGGCCGGCGCACCGCCGCCGCGGCATGTGCCGCGCTGGGTCGGACGGCTGATCGGCGCGCACGTCGTCGCGCTCATGTGCGAGATCCGCGGCTCCTCGAACGCGAAGGCGAAGCGGCAGCTCGACTGGGCGCCGGCGTGGCCGTCGTGGCGCGAGGGCTTCGCGGCGCTCGACGGCGAAGGCGAGCGCGTCGCGACGGCTCGGCGCTGA
- a CDS encoding MerR family transcriptional regulator — protein MSEQATGELTIDELARETGMTVRNIRAHQSRGLLPPPEVRARTGYYGPEHVARLRMIQEMQADGFNLKAIERLVAASNGAPQPVLDFGRAALSAFSEEEPELISAQELQERIGGPDAKAERKAERLGIIRAVGDGMYEIPSPTLLRAGTELVEMGVPAMHVLAVADQIQRHSRAIAETFARLFIVDVAGGKLDAHTRPAGEWAELADALARLRPLATEAVAAGFQQEMTRVVEREFAKALRKS, from the coding sequence ATGAGCGAGCAGGCGACCGGCGAGCTGACGATCGACGAGCTCGCGCGTGAGACGGGCATGACGGTGCGCAACATCCGCGCGCACCAGTCGCGCGGGCTGCTGCCCCCGCCCGAAGTGCGCGCCCGCACCGGCTACTACGGACCGGAGCACGTCGCCCGCCTGCGGATGATCCAGGAGATGCAGGCGGACGGCTTCAACCTGAAGGCGATCGAGCGGCTCGTCGCCGCCTCCAACGGCGCTCCCCAGCCGGTGCTCGACTTCGGCCGCGCGGCGCTGTCGGCGTTCAGCGAGGAGGAGCCGGAGCTGATCAGCGCGCAGGAGCTGCAGGAGCGGATAGGCGGCCCGGACGCGAAGGCCGAGCGCAAGGCCGAGCGGCTGGGCATCATCCGCGCGGTCGGCGACGGCATGTACGAGATCCCGAGCCCGACGCTGCTGCGGGCGGGCACCGAGCTGGTCGAGATGGGCGTGCCGGCGATGCACGTGCTCGCCGTCGCCGACCAGATCCAGCGCCACTCGCGCGCGATCGCCGAGACGTTCGCGAGACTGTTCATCGTCGACGTCGCCGGAGGCAAGCTCGACGCGCACACGCGTCCCGCCGGCGAGTGGGCCGAGCTCGCCGACGCGCTCGCCCGCCTGCGCCCGCTGGCGACCGAGGCGGTCGCCGCGGGCTTCCAGCAGGAGATGACGAGAGTCGTCGAGCGCGAGTTCGCGAAGGCGCTGCGCAAGTCCTAG
- a CDS encoding type II toxin-antitoxin system PemK/MazF family toxin — protein sequence MTGPRQGEVWWTRLDPTRGSEIRKTRPALVLSNDALHRLPLSLAIVVPLTTTRTGSALHVEVSLPHGTTQRVAYALPEQMRSVSHTRLVRRIARVSPATLEATRHRLSLLLRDDL from the coding sequence ATGACCGGCCCGCGCCAGGGCGAGGTGTGGTGGACGCGCCTCGACCCGACGCGGGGCAGCGAGATCCGCAAGACACGCCCCGCGCTCGTGCTGAGCAACGACGCGCTCCACCGCCTCCCGCTCAGCCTCGCGATCGTCGTGCCGCTGACGACGACGCGCACCGGCAGCGCGCTGCACGTCGAGGTGTCCCTGCCGCACGGCACGACGCAGCGCGTCGCGTACGCGCTGCCGGAGCAGATGCGGTCGGTATCGCACACGCGACTCGTCAGACGGATCGCGCGCGTCTCCCCCGCGACGCTCGAGGCGACGCGGCACCGGCTCAGCCTGCTGCTGCGCGACGACCTCTGA
- a CDS encoding ring-cleaving dioxygenase — protein sequence MQQLEGIHHISSITGDAARNVDFYVRVLGMRMVKKTVNQDEPSVYHLFYADEQGSPGADMTFFEYPGARRGRAGAGMINRIVLRVGSEASLDYWRLRLADEQIEAERDRQSLRFDDPEGLGLELIVDESGDPPLTAVSPDVPAEHAIRGFAGVRVYSADPARSAALLRDVLGFAAEDDDLTRWEARGEKRGGFYQYETPPEERGVQGAGTVHHIAFASYDDDIEAWNERVTAAGGHTSGLVDRFWFRSVYFREPSGVLFELATLGPGFTSDEPLEHLGETLVLPPKFEHLRAQIEPALTPLPNPRAATSAS from the coding sequence ATGCAGCAGCTCGAAGGCATCCACCACATCAGCTCCATCACCGGAGACGCCGCGCGCAACGTGGACTTCTACGTGCGGGTCCTCGGCATGCGCATGGTCAAGAAGACGGTCAACCAGGACGAGCCGTCCGTCTACCACCTCTTCTACGCCGACGAGCAGGGCAGCCCCGGCGCGGACATGACGTTCTTCGAATACCCCGGCGCCCGCCGCGGCCGCGCCGGCGCGGGCATGATCAACCGGATCGTGCTGCGAGTCGGCTCCGAGGCGTCGCTCGACTACTGGCGCCTGCGCCTCGCCGACGAGCAGATCGAGGCCGAGCGCGACCGCCAGTCGCTGCGCTTCGACGATCCCGAGGGCCTCGGGCTGGAGCTGATCGTCGACGAGAGCGGCGACCCGCCGCTCACCGCGGTCTCGCCCGACGTCCCGGCCGAGCACGCGATCCGCGGCTTCGCAGGCGTGCGCGTCTACAGCGCCGACCCCGCCCGCAGCGCGGCGCTGCTGCGCGACGTGCTCGGCTTCGCCGCCGAGGACGACGACCTCACCCGTTGGGAGGCGCGCGGCGAGAAGCGCGGCGGCTTCTACCAGTACGAGACGCCGCCGGAGGAGCGCGGCGTGCAGGGCGCGGGCACGGTCCACCACATCGCGTTCGCCTCCTACGACGACGACATCGAGGCGTGGAATGAGCGCGTCACCGCAGCCGGCGGCCACACCTCCGGCCTCGTGGACCGTTTCTGGTTCAGAAGCGTCTACTTCCGCGAGCCGAGCGGCGTGCTGTTCGAGCTGGCGACGCTCGGGCCCGGCTTCACCAGCGACGAGCCGCTCGAGCACCTCGGCGAGACGCTCGTGCTGCCGCCGAAGTTCGAGCACCTGCGCGCCCAGATCGAGCCGGCGCTGACGCCACTGCCGAACCCGCGCGCCGCGACGTCCGCGAGCTGA
- a CDS encoding sensor histidine kinase produces the protein MTATDTTDPRTHCGDPYMSGRGEWAGIALGMAWLIIPILDTIGSRQTPARAVLTVVLFAVAASAYLFAIPGASGAQSRWRVYASIAAMTAAGVVLTLVVASSWAILFTYVCVLAGIHLPPRQAGPILLASVALAIAINLHEGTGVAFSWGASAFGLGALMLALGRLIQANASLREAHAQIRELAVEAERERFARDLHDLLGHSLSVITLKAELAGRLLPARPDEAQRHVRELEAVAREALGEVRETVSGYRRPTLAGELAGARMALGAAGIEMRVRERHPRDELPADVEALLAWAVREGTTNVIRHSGAHRCEIAIEPRDGGTSAEINDDGSGIDSAAARTNRDVNGAGGNGLDGLRERAAQLAGCVEAGARPEGGFRLRVVVPLPPAPGEAA, from the coding sequence ATGACCGCGACCGACACGACCGACCCGCGCACGCATTGCGGCGACCCGTACATGAGCGGCCGCGGCGAGTGGGCCGGCATCGCGCTCGGCATGGCGTGGCTGATCATCCCGATCCTCGACACGATCGGGTCGCGGCAGACGCCGGCGAGAGCCGTCCTCACCGTCGTCCTCTTCGCAGTCGCCGCGAGCGCGTACCTGTTCGCGATCCCCGGTGCGTCAGGCGCCCAGTCGCGCTGGCGCGTCTACGCGAGCATCGCCGCGATGACGGCCGCGGGCGTCGTGCTGACGCTCGTCGTCGCGTCGTCGTGGGCGATCCTCTTCACGTACGTCTGCGTGCTGGCCGGGATCCACCTGCCGCCGCGACAGGCCGGCCCGATCCTGCTCGCCAGCGTCGCGCTCGCGATCGCGATCAACCTCCACGAGGGCACCGGCGTCGCGTTCTCGTGGGGCGCGAGCGCGTTCGGCCTCGGAGCGCTGATGCTCGCGCTGGGACGGCTGATCCAGGCGAACGCGTCGCTGCGCGAGGCACACGCGCAGATCAGAGAGCTGGCGGTCGAGGCCGAGCGCGAGCGCTTCGCGCGGGACCTGCACGACCTGCTCGGCCACAGCCTCTCCGTCATCACGCTGAAGGCGGAGCTGGCCGGGCGGCTGCTGCCGGCGCGACCCGACGAGGCGCAGCGCCACGTGCGCGAGCTGGAGGCGGTCGCGCGCGAGGCGCTCGGCGAGGTCCGCGAGACCGTCAGCGGCTACCGCCGGCCGACGCTCGCCGGCGAGCTGGCGGGCGCGCGGATGGCGCTCGGCGCGGCCGGGATCGAGATGCGCGTGCGCGAGCGGCACCCGCGCGACGAGCTGCCGGCCGACGTCGAGGCGCTGCTCGCGTGGGCGGTGCGCGAAGGGACGACGAACGTGATCCGCCACAGCGGCGCGCACCGCTGCGAGATCGCGATCGAGCCGCGCGACGGCGGGACGAGTGCGGAGATCAACGACGACGGGAGCGGCATCGACAGCGCGGCGGCGCGAACGAACCGCGACGTCAACGGCGCCGGCGGCAACGGCCTCGACGGCCTGCGCGAGCGGGCGGCGCAGCTGGCCGGGTGCGTCGAGGCGGGCGCCCGCCCCGAGGGCGGGTTCAGGCTGCGCGTCGTCGTGCCGCTGCCGCCCGCGCCGGGAGAGGCCGCATGA
- a CDS encoding FAD-binding oxidoreductase → MHATPSLPTAAATDLDALRAQLGGAVATPGDASYDALRASWNLTFDQRPALVVEAADGDDVVAALRFADAHDLAVTVQSTGHGAGQTCDGGLLVRTGRLREVAVDAAARTLRVGAGARWTDVIPHTAPHGLAPLVGFNAHVGVAGYTLGGGLGWLGRTHGLAVDSVRALDVVLPDATRVRATAETEAELFWGLRGGGSNFGVVVALELELVAAPELFGGMVLYPGARAAEVIAAYAEWIATVPDEVTSNCAVIRIPPAPAVPEPLRGLTVVAIGACVLGGAARAQELLAPVRSLGDPVVDMMRPLAPGDLGEVAMDPVDPMPAAGHAELVRALTPELQALLASMAEGERPLAIVEVRHLGAAIARAGTTTPLAPLDGELMFHVEAATPPGPAGEAARAAVAELAATLKPHATGAMLPSFLGEIETGPARIAQAYTPQSRPRLAELKRTCDPGDRFRFGRPIPRDWAD, encoded by the coding sequence ATGCATGCGACACCGTCTCTCCCCACCGCCGCCGCCACCGACCTGGACGCGTTGCGCGCTCAGCTCGGCGGGGCCGTCGCGACGCCCGGCGACGCGTCGTATGACGCGCTGCGGGCCAGCTGGAACCTGACCTTCGACCAGCGGCCCGCGCTCGTCGTCGAGGCGGCCGACGGCGACGACGTCGTCGCCGCGCTGCGGTTCGCGGACGCGCACGACCTCGCCGTCACGGTCCAGTCGACCGGCCACGGCGCCGGGCAGACGTGCGACGGCGGGCTGCTCGTGCGGACCGGGCGGCTGCGCGAGGTCGCCGTCGACGCTGCGGCGCGCACGCTGCGCGTCGGCGCCGGCGCGCGGTGGACCGACGTGATCCCGCACACGGCGCCGCACGGGCTCGCGCCGCTGGTCGGCTTCAACGCCCACGTCGGCGTCGCCGGCTACACGCTCGGCGGCGGCCTCGGCTGGCTGGGGCGGACGCACGGGCTGGCGGTCGACAGCGTCCGCGCGCTCGACGTCGTGCTGCCGGACGCGACGCGCGTGCGCGCGACCGCGGAGACAGAGGCCGAGCTGTTCTGGGGCCTGCGCGGCGGCGGCTCGAACTTCGGCGTGGTCGTCGCGCTCGAGCTGGAGCTGGTCGCGGCGCCCGAGCTGTTCGGCGGCATGGTCCTCTACCCGGGCGCGCGCGCCGCCGAGGTGATCGCCGCCTACGCGGAGTGGATCGCGACCGTCCCGGACGAGGTCACCAGCAACTGCGCCGTGATCCGCATCCCTCCGGCGCCGGCTGTCCCGGAGCCGCTGCGCGGGCTGACAGTCGTCGCGATCGGCGCCTGCGTGCTCGGTGGCGCGGCCCGCGCGCAGGAGCTGCTGGCGCCGGTGCGCTCGCTGGGCGACCCCGTCGTCGACATGATGCGCCCGCTCGCCCCCGGCGACCTCGGCGAGGTCGCGATGGACCCAGTCGACCCGATGCCGGCCGCCGGCCACGCGGAGCTGGTGCGAGCGCTGACGCCCGAGCTGCAGGCGCTGCTGGCGAGCATGGCCGAGGGGGAGCGTCCGCTCGCGATCGTCGAGGTGCGCCACCTCGGGGCCGCAATCGCCCGCGCTGGCACGACCACGCCGCTCGCCCCGCTCGACGGCGAGCTGATGTTCCACGTCGAGGCGGCCACGCCGCCCGGGCCAGCCGGCGAGGCGGCGCGCGCGGCCGTCGCGGAGCTGGCGGCGACGCTGAAGCCGCATGCGACCGGCGCGATGCTGCCGAGCTTCCTCGGCGAGATCGAGACCGGTCCCGCGCGGATCGCCCAGGCGTACACGCCGCAGTCGCGCCCACGCCTGGCCGAGCTGAAGCGCACGTGCGACCCCGGCGACCGCTTCCGCTTCGGCCGCCCGATCCCGCGCGACTGGGCGGACTGA
- a CDS encoding response regulator transcription factor, which produces MIRVLLAEDQAMVRGAIASLLGLEHDIVVVAEVGRGDEVVGAAATSRPDVALLDIEMPGMTGLDAAAALHSALPDCKVVILTTFGRPGYLRRAMADGAAGFMLKDAPASELAAAIRRAVAGERIVDPGLAAAALSTGDSPLTPREREVLAAARTEGTVAELASALHLSHGTARNHLSAIMRKLGANSRIEAIRIAEERGWL; this is translated from the coding sequence ATGATCCGCGTGCTGCTCGCCGAGGACCAGGCGATGGTGCGCGGCGCGATCGCGAGCCTGCTCGGGCTGGAGCACGACATCGTCGTCGTCGCCGAGGTCGGCCGCGGCGACGAGGTCGTCGGCGCGGCCGCGACGAGCCGCCCCGACGTCGCGCTGCTCGACATCGAGATGCCGGGGATGACCGGCCTCGACGCCGCCGCGGCGCTCCACTCCGCGCTGCCCGACTGCAAGGTCGTGATCCTCACGACGTTCGGCCGTCCCGGCTACCTGCGCCGCGCGATGGCCGACGGCGCCGCCGGCTTCATGCTGAAGGACGCGCCCGCGAGCGAGCTGGCGGCCGCGATCCGGCGCGCCGTCGCGGGCGAGCGGATCGTCGACCCCGGCCTCGCCGCGGCGGCGCTGAGCACCGGCGACAGCCCGCTGACGCCGCGCGAGCGCGAGGTGCTCGCCGCCGCCCGCACCGAGGGCACGGTCGCCGAGCTGGCGTCCGCGCTGCACCTCTCCCACGGCACCGCCCGCAACCACCTCTCCGCGATCATGCGCAAGCTCGGCGCAAACAGCCGGATCGAGGCGATCCGGATCGCCGAGGAGCGCGGCTGGCTGTAG
- a CDS encoding acyl-CoA dehydrogenase family protein yields MEAITELPETPDAEVSFSLELTQDQKDVRDWVHGFAENVVRPAASEWDEREETPWPVIQEAAKIGLYGFEGLAQFFADPTGLSLPIVNEELFWGDAGIGMAIMGSGLAAAGIFSNGTGEQIGEWIPQCFGTADDPQIAAFCVSEPDAGSDVSALRTRAKYDSAKDEWVLNGQKAWATNGGIANVHVIVASVDPELGSRGQASFIIPPNTPGLVMGTKVRKHGLRASHTADVFLDDCRIPGSCLLGGKEKLDARLARVREGVKSRGQAAMATFEASRPTVGAQALGIARAAYEYALDYAKERRQFGRAIIENQAIAFTLADIKLEIDAARLLVWRASWMGRNQVPFRNAEGSMSKLKAGEVAVWATERAIQILGGNGYTREFPVERMHRDAKIYTIFEGTSEIQRLVIARAISGVQIR; encoded by the coding sequence ATGGAAGCCATCACGGAACTGCCGGAGACGCCGGACGCCGAAGTCTCCTTCTCGCTGGAGCTGACACAGGACCAGAAGGACGTGCGCGACTGGGTGCACGGCTTCGCCGAGAACGTGGTGCGCCCCGCCGCCTCCGAGTGGGACGAGCGCGAGGAGACGCCGTGGCCGGTGATCCAGGAGGCCGCGAAGATCGGCCTCTACGGGTTCGAGGGGCTCGCGCAGTTCTTCGCCGACCCGACGGGGCTCTCGCTCCCGATCGTCAACGAGGAGCTGTTCTGGGGCGACGCCGGCATCGGCATGGCGATCATGGGCTCCGGTCTCGCGGCCGCCGGGATCTTCTCCAACGGCACCGGCGAGCAGATCGGCGAGTGGATCCCGCAGTGCTTCGGCACCGCCGACGATCCGCAGATCGCCGCGTTCTGCGTCTCCGAGCCCGACGCCGGCTCCGACGTCTCTGCCCTGCGCACGCGCGCGAAGTACGACTCGGCGAAGGACGAGTGGGTCCTCAACGGCCAGAAGGCGTGGGCGACCAACGGCGGGATCGCGAACGTGCACGTGATCGTCGCCTCCGTCGACCCCGAGCTGGGCTCGCGCGGGCAGGCGTCGTTCATCATCCCGCCGAACACGCCCGGCCTCGTGATGGGGACGAAGGTCAGAAAGCACGGCCTGCGCGCCTCGCACACGGCCGACGTCTTCCTCGACGACTGCCGCATCCCGGGCTCCTGCCTCCTGGGCGGCAAGGAGAAGCTCGATGCCCGCCTCGCCCGCGTGCGCGAGGGCGTCAAGTCGCGCGGCCAGGCGGCGATGGCGACGTTCGAGGCGTCGCGTCCGACGGTCGGAGCGCAGGCGCTCGGGATCGCCCGCGCGGCGTACGAGTACGCGCTCGACTACGCGAAGGAGCGCAGACAGTTCGGCCGAGCGATCATCGAGAACCAAGCGATCGCGTTCACGCTCGCGGACATAAAGCTGGAGATCGACGCCGCGCGACTGCTCGTCTGGCGCGCGTCGTGGATGGGCCGCAACCAGGTCCCGTTCAGAAACGCCGAAGGCTCGATGTCGAAGCTGAAGGCCGGCGAGGTGGCGGTCTGGGCGACCGAGCGTGCGATCCAGATCCTCGGCGGCAACGGCTACACGCGCGAGTTCCCGGTCGAGCGGATGCACCGCGACGCGAAGATCTACACGATCTTCGAGGGCACCTCGGAGATCCAGCGGCTCGTGATCGCCCGCGCGATCTCGGGCGTGCAGATCAGATAG
- a CDS encoding RNA polymerase sigma-70 factor, translated as MDENEQLRGLAFAVAYRMLGSAAEAEDVVQEALLRLHQAAGVENRDAFLTTVVTRLSIDVLRSARVRRETYVGAWLPEPLVEETERDVAGRVEDEETISLAFLTLLERLGPEERAVLVLREAFDYDYREIARVVGRSEENCRQILSRARRRIEAERPRFEADPRERDELAARFLAAAREGDVDGLVALLADDAVLVGDGGGKARAIPRPLVGAAQIARALAGFRRIGDTWGAELQPVLVNGQPGVRAVDADGRLLSVLGIDVADGRVQRLHSIVNPDKLTHLGPVSDRALRPGAEPSAP; from the coding sequence ATGGACGAGAACGAGCAGCTGCGCGGGCTCGCGTTCGCCGTCGCGTACCGGATGCTCGGCAGCGCGGCGGAGGCGGAGGACGTCGTGCAGGAGGCGCTGCTGCGCCTGCACCAGGCCGCCGGCGTCGAGAACCGCGACGCGTTCCTGACGACGGTCGTGACGCGGCTGTCGATCGACGTGCTGCGCTCGGCGCGCGTGCGGCGCGAGACCTACGTCGGCGCGTGGCTGCCGGAGCCGCTGGTGGAGGAGACCGAGCGCGACGTCGCGGGGCGGGTCGAGGACGAGGAGACGATCTCGCTCGCGTTCCTGACGCTGCTGGAGCGGCTCGGGCCGGAGGAGCGCGCGGTCCTCGTGCTGCGCGAGGCGTTCGACTACGACTACCGCGAGATCGCCAGGGTCGTCGGCCGCAGCGAGGAGAACTGCCGTCAGATCCTCAGCCGCGCACGGCGGCGGATCGAGGCCGAGCGCCCGCGCTTCGAAGCCGACCCGCGCGAGCGCGACGAGCTCGCCGCGCGCTTCCTCGCGGCGGCGCGCGAGGGCGACGTCGACGGCCTCGTCGCGCTGCTCGCCGACGACGCGGTGCTCGTAGGCGACGGCGGCGGGAAGGCGCGCGCGATCCCGCGCCCGCTGGTCGGCGCGGCGCAGATCGCGCGTGCGCTGGCGGGGTTCAGACGGATCGGCGACACGTGGGGGGCGGAGCTTCAGCCGGTGCTCGTCAACGGCCAGCCGGGCGTTCGCGCCGTCGACGCCGACGGCCGCCTGCTGAGCGTGCTCGGGATCGACGTCGCCGACGGCCGCGTCCAGCGGCTCCACTCGATCGTCAACCCGGACAAGCTCACCCACCTCGGGCCGGTGTCCGACCGCGCGCTGCGGCCGGGGGCGGAGCCCTCCGCGCCGTGA
- the map gene encoding type I methionyl aminopeptidase: MSIESPADLAGLKAAGAVVAATLRECRRAARPGITTAELDAVAARVFARHGARSGPWLTYRFPGTICISVNDEVVHGVPGSRRLRDGDLVKIDVTAELNGYYADACVSVPVGKQKPATGRLVAAAQAGLRRGIDAARAGAPRNAIGAAVEAEVEKRGFSVIRELTGHGIGRRLHEQPDVLNFPDPDDDEPLTEGLVITIEPMISAGGTEIAELDDGWTLVTQDGARSAHAEHTLVVRRDAPPLVLTA; this comes from the coding sequence ATGTCGATCGAGTCACCTGCCGACCTGGCCGGGCTGAAGGCCGCGGGCGCCGTCGTCGCGGCGACGCTGCGCGAGTGCCGCCGGGCGGCCCGTCCCGGCATCACGACGGCCGAGCTGGACGCGGTCGCGGCGCGCGTGTTCGCCCGCCACGGCGCTCGCTCCGGTCCGTGGCTGACCTACCGCTTCCCGGGCACGATCTGCATCTCGGTCAACGACGAGGTCGTCCACGGCGTCCCCGGCTCGCGCCGCCTGCGCGACGGCGACCTCGTGAAGATCGACGTGACCGCCGAGCTGAACGGCTATTACGCCGACGCGTGCGTCTCGGTCCCGGTCGGCAAGCAGAAGCCGGCGACCGGTCGCCTCGTCGCCGCCGCGCAGGCCGGCCTGCGCAGAGGGATCGACGCCGCGCGCGCCGGCGCGCCGCGCAACGCGATCGGGGCGGCGGTCGAGGCCGAGGTCGAGAAGCGCGGTTTCTCCGTCATCCGCGAGCTGACCGGCCACGGGATCGGCCGCAGACTGCACGAGCAGCCCGACGTCCTCAACTTTCCCGATCCGGACGACGACGAGCCGCTCACCGAAGGGCTCGTGATCACGATCGAGCCGATGATCTCGGCCGGCGGCACCGAGATCGCCGAGCTGGACGACGGTTGGACGCTCGTGACACAGGACGGCGCACGCTCGGCGCACGCGGAGCACACGCTGGTCGTCCGACGTGACGCGCCGCCGCTGGTCCTCACCGCCTGA
- a CDS encoding sulfatase family protein, producing the protein MNPEIDRRELLRAAGIGAAGVGLLGVAGCGSGDGTANAARGETATIAVKPKPPRTPVRVGRKLKKGDVPNLLLVIIDSVRADALGSYGRRNAHTPNLDALARESLRFTECYPESFPTGPARATIFGGSRLFPFRDWKAPADMPGTPGWQAVPDVNLISTLRRAGYWTGFAVDTPWVMVGSQQPFLRDWDRYVPVKGQTGTVTADQSKISDAELAKWVAPKIIDSSSGQKMRQYLANQLGRRNEDEYLPARVFTEGMRLLEEGSKSRKPFAIAIDCFDPHEPWDPPERYLKLHGGDLDRAWNPGTVLNGTARSNGLAPRDVKQMQALYYAELTMADRWFGNFMQRFHELGLERDTIVMFLSDHGFLLGERGYVAKFAWELHPELTHVPMLLRRPDGTGARKKTDFYAQTEDVAATLLGATGIKQPEWMDGIDLMPLSEGKKPKKRRDYVTGSYSSVVFARDRNWSYIADSQGGRPELYNLRRDRREVRNLAGSNAAQVRKMYRGMLVRDAGGPLPKFT; encoded by the coding sequence ATGAACCCCGAGATCGACCGACGAGAACTGCTGCGCGCCGCCGGCATCGGAGCCGCCGGCGTCGGCCTGCTCGGGGTCGCGGGGTGCGGGAGCGGCGACGGGACGGCGAATGCCGCGCGCGGCGAGACGGCGACGATCGCGGTCAAGCCGAAGCCGCCGCGGACGCCGGTGCGGGTCGGCAGAAAGCTGAAGAAGGGCGACGTCCCGAACCTGCTGCTCGTGATCATCGACTCCGTCCGCGCCGACGCGCTCGGCTCCTACGGCCGCCGCAACGCGCACACGCCGAACCTCGACGCGCTCGCGCGCGAGTCGCTGCGCTTCACCGAGTGCTACCCGGAGTCGTTCCCGACCGGCCCAGCGCGCGCGACGATCTTCGGCGGCTCGCGCCTGTTCCCGTTTCGCGACTGGAAGGCGCCGGCCGATATGCCCGGCACGCCCGGCTGGCAGGCGGTGCCGGACGTGAACCTGATCTCGACGCTCAGACGCGCCGGCTACTGGACCGGCTTCGCGGTCGACACGCCGTGGGTGATGGTCGGCTCCCAGCAGCCGTTCCTGCGCGACTGGGACAGATACGTCCCGGTCAAGGGCCAGACCGGCACGGTCACCGCCGACCAGTCGAAGATCAGCGACGCCGAGCTGGCGAAGTGGGTCGCGCCGAAGATCATCGACTCCAGCTCGGGTCAGAAGATGCGCCAGTACCTGGCCAACCAGCTCGGGCGCAGAAACGAGGACGAGTACCTCCCCGCGCGCGTCTTCACCGAGGGGATGCGGCTGCTGGAGGAAGGGTCGAAGTCGAGAAAGCCGTTCGCGATCGCGATCGACTGCTTCGACCCGCACGAGCCGTGGGACCCGCCGGAGAGATACCTCAAGCTGCACGGCGGCGACCTCGACCGCGCCTGGAACCCCGGCACGGTCCTCAACGGCACCGCCAGATCGAACGGCCTCGCGCCGCGCGACGTCAAGCAGATGCAGGCGCTCTACTACGCCGAGCTGACGATGGCCGACCGCTGGTTCGGCAACTTCATGCAGCGCTTCCACGAGCTGGGCCTCGAGAGAGACACGATCGTGATGTTCCTCTCCGACCACGGCTTCCTGCTCGGCGAGCGCGGCTACGTCGCGAAGTTCGCATGGGAGCTGCACCCGGAGCTGACCCACGTGCCGATGCTGCTGCGCCGCCCCGACGGGACGGGCGCGCGCAAGAAGACCGACTTCTACGCGCAGACCGAGGACGTCGCCGCGACGCTGCTCGGCGCGACCGGGATCAAGCAGCCCGAGTGGATGGACGGCATCGACCTGATGCCGCTGTCCGAGGGCAAGAAGCCGAAGAAGAGACGCGACTACGTCACCGGCTCCTACAGCTCCGTCGTCTTCGCGCGCGATCGCAACTGGTCCTACATCGCCGACAGCCAGGGCGGCAGACCGGAGCTGTACAACCTCCGGCGCGACCGCCGCGAGGTCCGCAACCTCGCGGGCAGCAACGCCGCGCAGGTCCGCAAGATGTACCGCGGCATGCTCGTCAGAGACGCCGGCGGGCCGCTGCCGAAGTTCACGTAG